Proteins from a genomic interval of Medicago truncatula cultivar Jemalong A17 chromosome 3, MtrunA17r5.0-ANR, whole genome shotgun sequence:
- the LOC11411770 gene encoding G-type lectin S-receptor-like serine/threonine-protein kinase At4g27290, translating to MTNTLPIIMLLIISNLLFFFSQLSTAIDTITQFQSLDDGNTLVSNDGTFELGFFTPGSSTNRYVGIWYKNIPKRRIVWVANRDNPIKDNTSNSTMLIMSNDGNLEILTNNNQTLVWSTNITTQSLSTTSSHVAQLLDNGNFVIKANNNTDQQSNNFLWQGFDFPCDTLLPDMKLGWDLKTGLNRQLTSWKNWDDPSSGDFTWAIVLRSNPEIVLKKGSVEIHRSGPWNGVGFSGAPAVTVTQIVETKFVNNTNEVYYTYSLVNKSNVSITYLNQTLEKRQRITWIPEDNDWRVYEEVPRDDCDAYNPCGPYGKCIPNESPICQCLEGFEPKSPQNWDTFNWTQGCVRKGEETWNCGVNDGFGTFSSLKLPETTHAWVDGNMTLENCKNKCLENCSCMAYSNLDVRGDGSGCSIWFGDLIGLKQVSSVQQDLYVRMDASTVDPNGDVSGGNKNNHTLVIAITVPLVIVLLLVVIVFYVYKRKRKQRGVEDKSENINLPEKKDEDEQDFELPFFNLSTIIDATNDFSNDNKLGEGGFGPVYKGTLVLDRREIAVKRLSGSSKQGTREFKNEVILCSKLQHRNLVKVLGCCIQGEEKMLIYEYMPNRSLDSFLFDQAQKKLLDWSKRFNIICGIARGLIYLHQDSRLRIIHRDLKPSNILLDNDMNPKISDFGLAKICGDDQVEGNTNRVVGTHGYMAPEYAIDGLFSIKSDVFSFGILLLEIVSGRKNKGLSYPSDKHNLVGHAWRLWKEGNSKELIEDCFGDSYILSEALRCIQVGLLCLQHHPNDRPNMVSVLAMLTNETVLAQPKEPGFVIQMVSTERESTTENLISSSINEVTISLLDVR from the exons ATGACCAATACCCTTCCTATCATAATGCTTTTAATTATTTCCAATTTATTGTTCTTCTTCTCTCAATTATCAACCGCAATTGATACAATAACCCAATTCCAATCTCTTGATGATGGTAACACTTTGGTTTCTAATGATGGAACCTTTGAGTTAGGCTTTTTCACACCAGGTAGTTCAACAAATCGCTACGTGGGAATATGGTACAAAAATATCCCAAAAAGAAGAATAGTTTGGGTTGCAAACCGTGATAATCCAATCAAAGACAACACCTCCAACTCAACCATGTTGATCATGAGCAATGATGGAAACCTTGAAATACTTACCAACAACAATCAAACACTTGTTTGGTCAACAAACATCACAACACAATCTTTGTCAACTACAAGTTCTCATGTTGCTCAACTATTAGACAATGGAAACTTTGTAATCAAAGCCAACAACAATACTGATCAACAAAGTAATAATTTCTTATGGCAAGGTTTTGATTTTCCTTGTGATACTTTGTTGCCAGACATGAAGCTTGGATGGGACCTAAAAACCGGTCTTAATCGTCAATTAACTTCATGGAAAAATTGGGATGATCCGTCTTCGGGAGATTTTACTTGGGCTATTGTCCTTCGTAGTAATCCAgaaattgtattgaaaaaagGATCAGTTGAGATTCATAGGAGTGGTCCTTGGAATGGAGTTGGATTTAGTGGAGCACCCGCGGTGACTGTTACTCAAATTGTCGAAACAAAATTTGTGAACAATACAAATGAAGTTTACTACACATATAGTCTTGTAAACAAGAGTAATGTTTCAATAACTTATTTGAACCAAACACTTGAGAAGCGTCAACGCATTACATGGATTCCAGAAGATAATGATTGGAGGGTTTATGAGGAAGTACCAAGAGATGATTGTGATGCCTATAATCCTTGTGGACCTTATGGAAAATGTATTCCTAATGAGTCTCCAATTTGTCAATGTTTAGAAGGGTTTGAACCTAAATCGCCACAAAATTGGGACACATTTAATTGGACACAAGGATGTGTGCGAAAAGGCGAAGAAACATGGAATTGTGGTGTGAATGATGGTTTTGGAACATTTTCTAGTTTGAAATTGCCAGAAACAACACATGCTTGGGTTGATGGTAATATGACACTTGAGAATTGTAAGAACAAATGCTTGGAAAATTGTTCTTGCATGGCTTATTCAAACTTAGATGTTAGGGGAGATGGTAGTGGTTGTTCTATATGGTTTGGTGATCTTATCGGTTTGAAACAAGTTTCATCAGTTCAACAAGATCTTTATGTTCGAATGGATGCTTCCACAGTAG ATCCGAATGGAGATGTTTCTGGTGGAAATAAGAACAATCATACTTTGGTAATTGCAATCACTGTTCCGTTGGTCATTGTTTTGTTACTGGTGGTCATAGTCTTCTACGtttacaagagaaaaagaaagcaaaGAG GTGTGGAAGATAAATCAGAGAATATTAATTTACCcgaaaagaaagatgaagacgAACAAGATTTTGAGCTTCCATTCTTCAATCTGTCTACAATAATTGATGCCACCAATGACTTCTCCAATGATAACAAGCTTGGAGAAGGTGGTTTTGGACCGGTATATAAG GGTACACTTGTTCTAGACAGACGAGAGATTGCCGTCAAAAGGCTTTCAGGAAGTTCAAAACAAGGAACAAGagaatttaaaaatgaagttaTTTTATGTTCGAAACTTCAACACCGAAATCTTGTCAAGGTTCTTGGTTGTTGTATTCAAGGAGAAGAGAAAATGCTTATCTATGAATATATGCCGAACAGAAGCTTAGATTCATTTCTTTTTG ATCAAGCTCAGAAGAAACTTTTAGATTGGTCCAAGCGCTTTAACATCATATGTGGAATCGCTCGTGGACTTATTTATCTTCATCAAGATTCTAGATTGAGGATCATACATAGAGATCTAAAACCAAGTAACATTTTGCTAGATAATGATATGAACCCGAAAATATCAGATTTTGGCTTGGCAAAAATTTGTGGTGATGATCAAGTTGAGGGGAATACAAACAGAGTAGTTGGGACACA TGGTTATATGGCTCCCGAGTATGCCATTGATGGGTTATTCTCCATAAAATCCGATGTATTTAGCTTTGGCATATTACTGCTAGAGATTGTAAGTGGAAGGAAAAATAAAGGGCTTTCGTATCCAAGCGACAAACACAATCTTGTTGGGCAT GCTTGGAGGTTGTGGAAAGAAGGAAACTCAAAAGAATTGATTGAGGATTGTTTCGGGGACTCATACATTCTATCTGAAGCTTTACGTTGCATACAAGTTGGTCTTTTATGTCTACAACATCATCCAAATGACAGGCCTAATATGGTTTCAGTGCTTGCGATGTTGACGAATGAAACTGTTTTAGCTCAACCAAAGGAACCTGGTTTCGTAATACAAATGGTCTCTACTGAAAGAGAATCTACAACGGAAAACTTAATTTCTTCGTCCATCAATGAAGTCACTATTTCATTATTGGATGTCAGATga
- the LOC11420295 gene encoding protein RESTRICTED TEV MOVEMENT 2 has protein sequence MAMRSRTPTSRTKPSPNPVYETFQPKSELKENEEAYFLHIHLPGFIKERINIKFVGLSRTLRITGERQLLGSNKWSLFDQSYPVPENCEVEKLQGKFENGTLIVAMPKKYPSLKSQVETTKEKIVPSPRTPKGTNIPSKPPTRVLEEPIVRDKKVPSSPSNIVTGLNDLNKLKEQKGTQDTFPSQSPKGKLKALEPFVESRPQNVYEENNVPKGKSQAIGAKAQKSQEEIEPRFGFKMDPIKQIDDEKIQEENRKKSILETIRKQLHEDEKKSVANKKIEEDKKTYESSKLDQQYIDHNMFLEGKEIKARKESSKGEEYFAPKDAKKEKDTTIEKTKRYKKDEKYTKEKGIFKEVATSASQVVKRIGEGKLNEQEKPLVANMGAAILVIVALGAYATYKFTSSSKN, from the exons ATGGCTATGAGATCAAGAACACCTACCTCTAGAACAAAACCTTCCCCAAATCCTGTGTATGAAACTTTCCAACCCAAGTCAGAATTGAAGGAAAATGAAGAAGCATACTTTCTTCACATTCACCTTCCTG GTTTTATAAAGGAGAGGATAAATATCAAATTTGTGGGACTCTCCCGAACACTAAGGATTACTGGAGAAAGGCAACTACTTGGTAGCAACAAATGGAGCCTATTTGACCAATCATATCCTGTTCCAGAAAATTGTGAGGTGGAAAAACTTCAAGGCAAGTTTGAAAATGGAACTCTCATTGTTGCAATGCCAAAAAAGTACCCATCACTGAAATCACAAGTTGAAACaaccaaagaaaaaattgtGCCAAGTCCTAGAACACCTAAGGGAACCAATATTCCTTCAAAGCCTCCAACTAGAGTACTAGAAGAACCTATAGTTAGAGACAAGAAGGTTCCTTCATCTCCAAGTAATATTGTGACAGGGTTAAATGACTTGAACAAATTGAAGGAACAAAAAGGTACCCAAGATACTTTTCCAAGTCAAAGTCCTAAGGGAAAATTGAAGGCTTTAGAACCCTTTGTAGAATCTAGACCTCAAAATGTTTATGAGGAAAATAATGTGCCAAAAGGAAAATCCCAAGCAATAGGTGCAAAGGCTCAAAAGAGCCAAGAGGAAATTGAGCCAAGATTTGGATTTAAAATGGATCCTATAAAGCAAATAGATGATGAAAAAATTCAAGAGGAAAATAGGAAAAAGTCGATATTAGAAACAATTAGAAAACAATTGCACGAGGACGAAAAGAAAAGTGTCgcaaataagaaaattgaagaagataagaagaCTTATGAGTCAAGCAAGCTTGATCAGCAATACATTGATCACAATATGTTTTTAGAAGGAAAAGAAATCAAGGCAAGAAAAGAGTCATCAAAGGGAGAAGAATATTTTGCTCCAAAAGATGCAAAGAAGGAAAAGGATACTACAATTGAGAAAACAAAGAGGTATAAGAAGGATGAAAAGTATACAAAAGAGAAGGGAATCTTCAAAGAAGTGGCAACTTCAGCTTCTCAAGTTGTCAAGAGAATAGGAGAAGGAAAATTGAATGAACAAGAAAAGCCTTTAGTTGCAAATATGGGTGCTGCAATTCTAGTAATTGTTGCACTTGGAGCTTATGCAACCTATAAGTTTACCTCTTCTAGCAAAAACTAA